The following are encoded in a window of Penicillium oxalicum strain HP7-1 chromosome II, whole genome shotgun sequence genomic DNA:
- a CDS encoding Cytochrome c oxidase assembly protein cox16 has protein sequence MPTFQSKTFRRATTASSSLGERLGALYRARLTRHPFMLFGLPFIAVIVAGSFVLTPAAALRYERYDRKVQQLSKEEAFELGLKGPDGEEGIKRNPRRRIIGDEREEYYRLMAKDLDNWEQKRVKRFEGEPDGRL, from the exons ATGCCTACTTTCCAGTCTAAAACGTTCCGTCGAGCGACGACCGCATCCTCATCGCTGGGAGAGCGTCTGGGAGCCCTCTATCGAGCTCGCCTCACGCGGCACCCCTTTATGCTTTTTGGTCTTCCCTTTATTGCTGTGATTGTGGCCGGATCCTTCGTTCTCACGCCCGCAGCTGCTCTTCGGTACGAACGATATGATCGCAAGGTCCAGCAATTGAGCAAAGAGGAGGCCTTTGAACTCGGTCTGAAGGGACCCGACGGTGAAGAAGGAATCAAACGGAATCCGCGTCGCCGAATTATTGGTGACGAGCGAGAGGAGTACTAC AGACTGATGGCGAAGGATTTGGACAACTGGGAACAAAAGCGCGTGAAGCGATTCGAGGGTGAGCCGGATGGGCGACTGTGA